GATGCAGGGCGCGAGCCGCGACCTCCTTGCCCACGCCGGTTTCTCCGACCAGGAGAATGGGGAGATGGCTCGGACCGAGCTCGAGGAGTTCCTTTCGCACCCGCCGGGCCGCGCGGGAGATGCCGAGAAAACCCGTTTCCTCGACCTCGAGTTCGTCTTTCGTCGCCGATGCAGGAGCGAAAATTTCGAGGATCCCGGTCAACAGGCGCCATTTCGCATCGTCCTGTGCCTCGCCGCCCAGTGGCACCACAACGATGCGTCCGCGGCGGATCGCCGTCCCCGGCGGCCCTCCGCCGACGCCCCACAAGATTTCGTTACTTCCGGCGTCCCGGAGCTCGAGGCCGGATAGGCCGAGAGCCGAGAGCAGATGTTCGATCTGGCGTGATTCGAGTTCGTCGGGTCCTGCGCGCTCGACGATTTCCGCGAGAGCTTCGACGATACCCCTGTCACCGCCTGTTCCAAGGGTGAGAACCTCGGCCCATCCCACCATCCCGCCTTCACGAAGCACTCGCATTGCCTGAGCGCGTGTCGTTTCGGGAATCGTTAAACGGGTACGCCCACAGTATTCTGCGAGCGCGAGGCCGAATGCCGACGGTTTGGTCATCCTAGAGGTGATTTGGAGCGCTCCGGCCCCGCCGACCCCGTTCCAGGCATCGGCGAGCAACTCCGCCGCAATTGCCACTCCCCAGCCGTCGGCCTGCCACGAACCCGTCTCACGGCCAGCGATCGTCTCTACCAGGCCAACCCAGGCTTCGCCTTCTTGTCCTCCGCCCTTCAGAAGCCCGTGCGCCCGGGCAAGCTCGCCGTTGAAGACAGCAGCCACGCCCCGAAGAAGGCGAAGCGCCTCCGCGAACCTCGGGTCCTCCTCGTCGACCCTGGCTGCGAATTCGTCGAGCAGCCGGCGAAACTCCGCGAGCTCCCCTTTCGCCAATGCAAGCCGCGACAATTCTCCGAGGATCCAGGGGTCGTCCGGCTGGCCCTTCCCGAGTGCCCGAAACCGATCTTCGGCACGCCGGAGCTCGAGCTGGTCGAGATCACCGACCGCGAGGTTGTAGAGCACCCGCTGGGTGACGTGCTCGAAGCCCGCCGCCTGAAGCAGCCGATAGGCTCTGAGCTGGTGGGCATCGCCATCACGACTCCGACCCTCATCGAGCGCGACAGAGCCCAGGTCGTGCTCGATCATGCCAAGTATTCCGGGACCCATACGATCGTCGACCAGCAACTCGAACAAACGCCGCGACGCCCGTGGTCGGTCGCGGTCCGAAAGCTGTCTCGCGTGGCGGTGGGCGAGGGTGGCGCGGAGGACCGGATGGTCTCCTGCCACACGTCTCCTCCATTCCGGTTGATCGAAGCTTGCGTCGTCCGCAGCCCAGGCGAACTCGATTTCGAGTCTCCGACGAAGGAGAGGAGGCAACCGGTCCCTGGCCTGCTCTATCAGGGAGCGCGCTTTCTCGAGTCTGTCCCCACCGTGCCTGCGGTCATCGTTGTAGACGAGGATTGCAGTTTCCGCCACCGCCCGTGGGGCGTACTCGAGAGCCGCGGATTCTGGCAGCTCGGGGCGGCGATCGGATGGATCGTCGATCGCATCGAGCCACTTGCGAAAAGTTTCGGCCTGTTTCCCGGAGATGGCGTCGATCGCTTGCCGAGCGCAGCCGACGTCGAGGACGGCGAGGCAGGCTTCCGCGAAAAGAACTCCGATCTCGCGTCCGAGAGCTCCAGGGGCAACGATCGCAAGGAGATCTCGCACTGAGATCGCATCGAGGAGGTCCAACCGCTCTCTTGCCCATTTTCTGAGGGGCTCGATGTCACCTCTCCCGAGCGCCAGATGAAGGAGTCGGCGCGGGTTTTCCTTCGGATAGAGATCCGCTACCGCCGTATGCAGAGGGTCCGGTTCGAGAAGGCGTATGTCCGCCAGGCGCCATCGTCCGCCACGGTCGACGATTGCCAACTCACCGATCTGTTCGTCGATCGATCTCTGTTTGAGACCGGAATGCAGAGTCACGAATCCGGGTGGCAGGCCATCCGGTGACAGCGCGAGAACCTGCGCCACCTTATTGGTGCGTGGCTTGCTCCCGAAATCGCTACCGGCATCACCGATCGACTCGTACACCGTCCGAGCCGCATCGGTGAGCGATCCGCGATCGACCCGGTCGAACGGGTCGAACCGATTCGTGCGTTGCTCGACGAATCGACGGGCTTCTTCCAGGGGTACTCCGGCAACTGCGAGATGACGAAACGGAATCTGTGGATCGAAACAGGGTGGACGTGGCGGGTGCCAGCCGCTCGGAAACCTGCCGACTACCACTGCACTGCACCGCTCGCCTTTCACCCAGCGAGACACTGACGCCAGTTCGTCGGCCGACGCCTCTCCGACCAGGATCAGGGTGCCACGGCCTCCGACCGGTGGCGGCGCGACGGACCTCCCGAAATCGTTACCCGCTGCCCAGAGCCGAGCATGACCCCTTCGTCTGCTGATTTCGGCCCACAATCCTCCAGCCAGGCGGCGCGCAAGTTCGGGCGAGGGTACCTGCCAGTAATCGATCGCGCCAGCCGCAGGAATCGGCAGGCCGTCCCACCGAAATGCCCACAGTGCCCGCGCAACGGATCGGTCCAACGGCCGCTTCAGATCGCGG
Above is a window of Acidobacteriota bacterium DNA encoding:
- a CDS encoding sigma 54-interacting transcriptional regulator; translation: MRIPTPAAMLVEHPAVPIPRIVEGPYESDIEGDRVTARVLSRKHRLGAALQLTAAASLLAEFDLWPGKAAIRDARFVRTPEGVSVQLARYPVPMSRVFSRLGGGEAAAVATRTALISAISEAVNLPVASIDASKGEPGFFLEAALSRQLRDLKRPLDRSVARALWAFRWDGLPIPAAGAIDYWQVPSPELARRLAGGLWAEISRRRGHARLWAAGNDFGRSVAPPPVGGRGTLILVGEASADELASVSRWVKGERCSAVVVGRFPSGWHPPRPPCFDPQIPFRHLAVAGVPLEEARRFVEQRTNRFDPFDRVDRGSLTDAARTVYESIGDAGSDFGSKPRTNKVAQVLALSPDGLPPGFVTLHSGLKQRSIDEQIGELAIVDRGGRWRLADIRLLEPDPLHTAVADLYPKENPRRLLHLALGRGDIEPLRKWARERLDLLDAISVRDLLAIVAPGALGREIGVLFAEACLAVLDVGCARQAIDAISGKQAETFRKWLDAIDDPSDRRPELPESAALEYAPRAVAETAILVYNDDRRHGGDRLEKARSLIEQARDRLPPLLRRRLEIEFAWAADDASFDQPEWRRRVAGDHPVLRATLAHRHARQLSDRDRPRASRRLFELLVDDRMGPGILGMIEHDLGSVALDEGRSRDGDAHQLRAYRLLQAAGFEHVTQRVLYNLAVGDLDQLELRRAEDRFRALGKGQPDDPWILGELSRLALAKGELAEFRRLLDEFAARVDEEDPRFAEALRLLRGVAAVFNGELARAHGLLKGGGQEGEAWVGLVETIAGRETGSWQADGWGVAIAAELLADAWNGVGGAGALQITSRMTKPSAFGLALAEYCGRTRLTIPETTRAQAMRVLREGGMVGWAEVLTLGTGGDRGIVEALAEIVERAGPDELESRQIEHLLSALGLSGLELRDAGSNEILWGVGGGPPGTAIRRGRIVVVPLGGEAQDDAKWRLLTGILEIFAPASATKDELEVEETGFLGISRAARRVRKELLELGPSHLPILLVGETGVGKEVAARALHRLSRRPGTFVPVNIAAIPSNLLEAELFGSVKGAFTGADRSRQGLAVTADRGTLFLDEVGDLDPPLQVKLLRFLEGQEVRAVGATHPQKVDVRIISATHQDLARRVREGAFRQDLYFRIAAPELTIPPLRERREDISLLRDLFEKEAIARHGVRAGTWSRETEAMLRKYSWPGNVRELRHAIEVALVRASGGVIRPDHLPIAETENVSSGTWEDAQRDFRRKFLSAALERNNGNRSATARELGISRQALLYHLRNLGISRKADR